Part of the Rhizobium tropici CIAT 899 genome, CGGCCGCAACCTGACCGGTGAAGATCGCCAGCGGGAAGTTCCATGGGCTGATGCAGACGACAGGGCCGAGCGGCACGCTCTCCGGCTTCAGCACCTGGCGCGCCTGAACGGCATAATAGCGAAGGAAGTCGATCGCTTCCCGGATTTCGCCGACGGCGTTTGCGGCCGATTTGCCAGCTTCGCGGATAGTCAGGCCGACGAGAACAGGCATCTCGCTCTGCATGAGCTCGGCGGCGCGTTCAAGGATGGCGGCCCGCTCTGCGGGGCTCACGGCGGCCCAACGCTCGGCTGCCGCGGCTGCAAGCCGCATGACGTCGGGCGCATCTTCCGGCTCCAGTTCGGTGACATGGCCAACGAGGTCCGTATGGTCGGCAGGATTAAGAACTGCACGGGCCACGCCGCGCTCGGAGCGGTCGGCGAGAAGTGGCTTGGCGGTCCAGTCTTTGGCTGCCGAAGCTTGCAGCTGCGCAGAGAGATCGTTGAGCGCGGTTTCATTTGAGAGATCGACACCAGCGGAATTCTGCCGCGCGCCGCCGAACAAATCGGCCGGGAGAGCGATCTTGTCGTGCTGTGCGCCGACCACGGTCATGCCGCGCACGATCTCGACGGGATCGGCGATCAGCTCGGATACCGGGACGGCAGGGTCGGCGATCTTGTTGACGAAAGACGAGTTGGCGCCGTTTTCGAGCAGGCGGCGGACGAGATAGGCGAGCAGCGTTTCGTGGGTGCCGACTGGCGCGTAGATCCGGCAGGGGCGATTGAGATTTTCGGCGCCCACGACCTCTTCATAGAGCGGCTCGCCCATGCCGTGCAGGCACTGGAATTCGTATTTGCCGACCGCAAACTCGTCGCCAGCCATATGGTAGATGGTGGCCAGGCTCTGGGCGTTGTGGGTGGCAAACTGCGGGAAGACCACGTCGGTCGCGGCCAGCAGCTTCTTGGCGCAGGCGATATAGGAAACGTCGGTGTAGATCTTGCGGGTATAGACGGGGAAACCTTCGAGGCCGTCCAACTGCGCGCGCTTGATCTCGGCGTCCCAATAAGCGCCCTTGACGAGGCGGACCATGAGGCGATGCCCGGAGCGGCGGGCGAGATCGATGATGAAATCGAGGACGAAGGGGCAACGTTTGCCATAGGCCTGCACCACGAAGCCGATGCCATCCCAGCCAGACAGATCCGGATCGAGGCACAGTTCTTCCAGAAGGTCGAGCGAGAGTTCGAGACGGTCTGCCTCTTCGGCGTCGATGTTCAGGCCAATATTATAGCCTTTTGAAAGTAGCGCGAGCGCCTTCACCTTCGGCAGAAGTTCGCCCATCACCCTGTCGGCCTGCGAGCGCGAATAGCGCGGGTGCAGCGCGGAGAGCTTGATGGAGATGCCGGGGCCTTCATAGATGCCGCGGCCGGCTGATGCCTTGCCGATTGCATGGATGGCGTTTTCATAGTCGCGATAGTAGCGCTCGGCATCGGCGTGGGTCGTCGCCGCCTCGCCGAGCATGTCGTAGGAATAGCGGAAGCCTTTCGCTTCAAGCGCACGTGCTCGCTTCAATGCTTCATCGATGGTCTCGCCGGTGACGAATTGTTCTCCCATCATGCGCATGGCCATGTCGACGCCACGGCGGATGACGGGCTCGCCGGCGCGGGCGATCAGCTTTGTCAGCGCGGCGGAAAGGCCGCCTTCGTTGACCGTCGAGGTCAGCTTGCCGGTGACGACCAGTCCCCAGGTCGCGGCATTGACGAACATCGAGCGGCCGCCGCCTATATGCGACTTCCAGTCGCCGCCGGCGATCTTGTCGCGGATGAGTGCGTCGCGCGTCGCGGTGTCCGGGATGCGCAGCAGTGCCTCGGCAAGGCACATGAGCGCGACACCTTCCTGGCTCGACAGCGAATATTCGTGCACCAGTCCTTCGACGCCATCGCCCTTGTGCTTGGCGCGCAGCGCTTCGATCAGCTTCCTGGCGGTCTTTCCAGCAGATTCGCGCGCGGCGTCCGGTAAGGTCGCCGCTTCCACGAGGAAGGGCAGGCATTCCGTTTCGGGACGCCGGTAGGCGGCGGTAATCGCCTGGCGAAGCGGACTCTGGGCGCGGATGGACGGAGCGAAATGCGAAAATGGGGCAGCGTCTGGAGCTGGTTCTTCAGTTGCGAGCTTGGCAGAGACAGTCATGATAACCTCAAGATGCAAGGGCCTGGATGGCTGTGGTTGATGCCAGCGATATCGCCACCCGTAGCCCTCCCGTTGCTTCGGCCAGAACATACTTCATTCCAAGAAAGCATTCCGCCTTGAAACTGCGGCTTTCCAGTCATATTGAACTTCAATAGCGCTTATTTCAAATAGGAATGCCTGCGAAAATGACCAAGTCCAGTGAAATTGACCAGTTCGACCAAAAGATCCTCGACGCACTCGTCGAAGACGGTCGCATGTCGATCACGGAGCTTTCCGAGCGGGTCGGCCTTTCCAAGACTCCCTGCCAGGCACGCCTCAAGAAACTGATCGATTCCGGCTATATCGACGGCTTCAAGGCCATCCTCAATCCGATCAAGCTTGGCCTCGATCACGTCGCCTTTGCCGAAGTAAAACTCACGGATACCCGTGAGGAGGCCTTGCTCAGCTTCAACAATGCCATCAAGAAAATCAAGGAAATCGAAGAGTGCCACATGATCGCCGGTCGCTTCGATTATCTCCTCAAGGTGCGAACCTCGGATATTCGCCGCTATCGCATTGTTCTTGGCGAGAAAATTTCCAGCCTGCCTTTCGTGGCAAGCACTTCGACCAATGTGGTGATGCAGTCGGTCAAGGAAAACTGGTCGTAATTCCGCTTCCTATTTCATCTGCTTTCCCATCCGCCGCGTAAGGCTTCGCCGCCCGATCCATCCTGCCGGCTAAACAATGACCTAGATTCCGCCATTCGAATCGGATCATTGCGAGGCGCTAAAATAAGTAGGATGGAGTATGCATGGAGACCAGTGCAGGCGACCGCGACCTTGTTGAGGTCATGAAGCGATACTTTGCGGTGAAGGCCGAAGTCGAGGAAATGAAGCTTCGCCTGGAGACGGCGAGGCGAGAGAGTGGCGAAGAGATCGATGCATTCTACAATCCGCGCAGCAATCTGAGCCACGCCGCCGATATTATCCGTTCGCATGCTCTCAGGCAGGAGATGGCGCGTCTGATGGATTGGGCCGAAGCCTGGGGGCGGCAGAGCCTGGCGCCAAACGAGGCCTGACGGTCGATAAAAACCGCCAGGCCGCGATCACGAAATCGGGTCGTTTCAGCTATCCGATTTCAGCTTTCCTGCTGTCGCCCAGGACTCTTTCGAAATCTCGGTGATGATGATTTCCACCGATTCCGGCGGGCAGGCGAGTGTTTCTACAGCGGCTTTGGTCGCTTCACGAACGAAAGCGCGCTTCTGGTCTTGCGTGCGGCCGGGATGCATTTCCAAGCGCAGGATGGGCATGGCAACTCCTTGAGCAATTATCGCCGGATGTTCGGCGCCTACGGACTATCTTGCAAAACCATTTGGCGATAAATACGCTTCCATTTGCTTCATTCCGAACCTGTGGGTACGCAATCATGGACAAGTTGGCGGGAATGGCGATGTTCGTCAAAGTAGTCGAACAGGGCAGTTTTGCCGCAGCTGCCGACATAAGCCAGGTGTCGCCGGCCATGGTTGCCAAACATATCAGGACGATCGAACAGCGGCTCGGTGCGCGCCTGCTTCACCGCACCACACGCCGCCATCAGCTGACCGAGGTCGGCAAGCTTTATTACGAGCGATGCAAGACGGTGCTGGCGGAGGTGGAGCATGCCGAGCAATCGGCCTCCGAACTGCAATCGGCACCGCGCGGGCGCCTGCGGCTCGTCGCTCCTGTCAGTTTCGGAACGCAAAGCCTCGTGCCGGCGCTTGTCGACTATCTGCATGAGAATCTTGAGGTCAGCGTCGATCTGGCGCTCGACAATAATCCACATGATCTGATCGGCGAAGGCTACGAACTCGGGATCCATATCGGCGATCTGGCGGACACTAATCTCGTGGCGCGTCCGCTAAAACCCTATCGACGCATTCTTGCGGCGTCGCCGGATTATCTGGATCGCTGCGGCCGGCCGCAAAGCCCCGAGGACCTCGCCAATCATATGTGTCTCGGCCATTCCTACTGGCGGCTCCAGGGGCGCTGGCATCTCGTTGGTCCGGACGGGGAAACGCGTGAGATCGCCATCAAGGGCAGATTCACCACCAATCAGGGCGGGGCTTTGCGCGTTGCCGCTCTGCACGGAGCCGGCATAGTGCTGCAGCCGGAACTGCTCTTGGCGGCCGATCTCGATGCCGGCCGTCTTGAGCCCGTCCTGCCCCTTTGGTCGTACCAGCCGACACCGATGCACCTTGTCTATGCGCCGGACCGGCGTCCGACGGCCATGCTGCGCAGCGTCATCGATTTTCTCGTCGCTCGCTTCGGCTGAGATTCCCCCTCTTTCATCCGCCGCGAATCCATGATCAAATCTGATCATCGGATTGGAAAATGAGGAAAGCGTGGCCAAGGTTACGTTGAAGGATGTGGCGACGGCCGCGGGTGTGGGAGCAGCCACCGTCGAGCGGGCGCTGAACGGGCGCGGCAATGTTTTGCCGGAAACGGCGGAAAAGATCTTCATCGCGGCCAAGCGGCTCGGCTACCGCACGCCGCCGGCGGGGATCAGGCACGGTCTGGTGCGCATCGAGGTCGTGCTGCTGCGGCCTGAAACCTATTTCTATTCAAGGCTCAATCGAGCCTTCGAGCGCATCGCCGCCCTGCTCGACAAGGATATCCAGATCCAGCGGACTTTCGCTAGGGAAGACGATCCCGCCGATTTTTCGCGCCATATCGCCAATCCGCAGGCACGGCGCTCCGCCCTGATCGTCGTTGCGCCCGATCATCCCGATGTGGTCGGCAGCATCCGCAAGGTCGCCGGCGGTGGCATTCCCGTCGTGCAGATCATGACGCGGCCAGCACTGGAGCTGCCTTACGTCGGCATCGACAACGAGGCGGCCGGCCGCACCGCCGCCTTCTACATGGCGCGCATGCAGTCGAATATCTCCGGCACTTTCGTCGCACTCTGCCACAGCGGCGCTTATGAGAACCACAAGGCGCGTATCCGCGGCTTTTCCAACTATCTGCTCGATCATGCGAACCCATCGCATCGCTTCGTTGAAGTCATGTTCGATGAGGACGATGAAATGAAGACGATCGAGCTGCTGACCAACGCCTTCGCCCGGTATCCCGATATTATCGGCCTTTACAGCGCCGGCGGCGACAATGCCGCGATCGCGACGGTTCTGCGCCGGTATCGCCAGCGGCCGGTATTCTGGGTCGGGCATGAATTGTCCGATGCGACGCGCGGCTATCTGAAGGAGGGTTTGATGACGATCGTTCTCGATCAGGCTCCCGAGGTTCAAGCCCGGCGTGCCATCGATCTGACGCTGAAGCGGCTGGGCCTGATCGATACCGATGTCGATCTCGAGCCGGTGCGTTTTCTGACCGTTACCCCGGAAAGCCTCTGAGAACGTTGGCTTACCGCAGATGGGGATGCTGCTCCGGTGTCTACTTGTTCACGGAAACAAGCCAGTTGCGAAACGTTTCAGCATCGTTGGAAAGATGGCTGGCTTCGAGCAGCCAATAGGATTTATCGGTGTCCAGTGCCGTATTGAATAGGGCAACCAGCGTTCCATTGGCCAATTCATCCGAGATCAAGGCAGTGGGGCAGAGGCCCACACCTTGACCGCCGATGACCGACCCGATCATCAAGCCGAAATCGGCAAAGATCGGGCCGGCTCTTGGAGGCTGGTGGATACCTTCGAGGGCGAACCAGCGTGTCCATGCGGCCGCCGTTTCATCGTGCAGGAGGTCGAGATTAAGGAGATCGGCTGGCGTCCTGATCGGTCCGTGACGGCGCTCATATTCTCTCGAACAGGTCGGCCGCGTTTCGGCCGTCAATAGCGAGATGGCATGCGTCGAAGGTCTTGGTCCGTGACGGATCAGAAGATCGACGCTTGCCGCCTCCGGCGTCCTCGCATCGAGCGCGTAGACGATATTGATCTGGATTTCGGGGTATTCCTTCCTGAATGCCGACAGTCGGGGTATCAGCCAACGGGTGGCGACAGAAGCGATACAGGCCACGCTGACCGGCCGACTGTTGCTGGCAAACCGCAGCTGCCGGGCGGCGATATCGATATGTCCGAGGCCGTTTGCCACGGCAGCCCCGAAATCGCGGCCGGCCATAGTCGCCGTGACACCACGGGCATGCCGCGTAAAGAGCTTGATGCCGAGCCATTCCTCCAAGGTGCGCACATGCTGGCTAACGCCGGCGGCCGTAAGATTGAGTTCAGCCGCCGCCTTGGCAAAACTTTCGTGGCGAATGGCCGCCTCGAAGGCGCGAAGGGAGGCAAGCGGGACATGTTGCATCGGACGAGGCTAAGTAAAACTTGGCCAAAGCACAAGCCCGATCACCGTTGCGCAAGGAACTGGCATCCTTACAGTGCTGCCGAAACGAATGTCGGATCGGTGAGGAATGAAAGCCACCA contains:
- a CDS encoding LysR family transcriptional regulator, encoding MDKLAGMAMFVKVVEQGSFAAAADISQVSPAMVAKHIRTIEQRLGARLLHRTTRRHQLTEVGKLYYERCKTVLAEVEHAEQSASELQSAPRGRLRLVAPVSFGTQSLVPALVDYLHENLEVSVDLALDNNPHDLIGEGYELGIHIGDLADTNLVARPLKPYRRILAASPDYLDRCGRPQSPEDLANHMCLGHSYWRLQGRWHLVGPDGETREIAIKGRFTTNQGGALRVAALHGAGIVLQPELLLAADLDAGRLEPVLPLWSYQPTPMHLVYAPDRRPTAMLRSVIDFLVARFG
- a CDS encoding LacI family DNA-binding transcriptional regulator, whose translation is MAKVTLKDVATAAGVGAATVERALNGRGNVLPETAEKIFIAAKRLGYRTPPAGIRHGLVRIEVVLLRPETYFYSRLNRAFERIAALLDKDIQIQRTFAREDDPADFSRHIANPQARRSALIVVAPDHPDVVGSIRKVAGGGIPVVQIMTRPALELPYVGIDNEAAGRTAAFYMARMQSNISGTFVALCHSGAYENHKARIRGFSNYLLDHANPSHRFVEVMFDEDDEMKTIELLTNAFARYPDIIGLYSAGGDNAAIATVLRRYRQRPVFWVGHELSDATRGYLKEGLMTIVLDQAPEVQARRAIDLTLKRLGLIDTDVDLEPVRFLTVTPESL
- the putA gene encoding trifunctional transcriptional regulator/proline dehydrogenase/L-glutamate gamma-semialdehyde dehydrogenase is translated as MTVSAKLATEEPAPDAAPFSHFAPSIRAQSPLRQAITAAYRRPETECLPFLVEAATLPDAARESAGKTARKLIEALRAKHKGDGVEGLVHEYSLSSQEGVALMCLAEALLRIPDTATRDALIRDKIAGGDWKSHIGGGRSMFVNAATWGLVVTGKLTSTVNEGGLSAALTKLIARAGEPVIRRGVDMAMRMMGEQFVTGETIDEALKRARALEAKGFRYSYDMLGEAATTHADAERYYRDYENAIHAIGKASAGRGIYEGPGISIKLSALHPRYSRSQADRVMGELLPKVKALALLSKGYNIGLNIDAEEADRLELSLDLLEELCLDPDLSGWDGIGFVVQAYGKRCPFVLDFIIDLARRSGHRLMVRLVKGAYWDAEIKRAQLDGLEGFPVYTRKIYTDVSYIACAKKLLAATDVVFPQFATHNAQSLATIYHMAGDEFAVGKYEFQCLHGMGEPLYEEVVGAENLNRPCRIYAPVGTHETLLAYLVRRLLENGANSSFVNKIADPAVPVSELIADPVEIVRGMTVVGAQHDKIALPADLFGGARQNSAGVDLSNETALNDLSAQLQASAAKDWTAKPLLADRSERGVARAVLNPADHTDLVGHVTELEPEDAPDVMRLAAAAAERWAAVSPAERAAILERAAELMQSEMPVLVGLTIREAGKSAANAVGEIREAIDFLRYYAVQARQVLKPESVPLGPVVCISPWNFPLAIFTGQVAAALVAGNPVVAKPAGNTPLIAAQGVRILHEAGIPRDVLQFVPGGGRTGAALVGAPETAGVMFTGSTEVARLIQAQLAERLSKFGKPIPLIAETGGQNGMIVDSSALAEQVVGDVIASAFDSAGQRCSALRVLCLQEDVADRTLTMLRGALRELSVGRTDRLAVDIGPVIDDNAKRGIDEHIERMRKLGCNVEQLDLPESAAKGTFVAPTIIELKKLSDLKREVFGPVLHIMRYQRKGLDKLIADINASGYGLTFGLHTRLDDMIAHVTERVRAGNLYVNRNIIGAVVGVQPFGGRGLSGTGPKAGGPMYLRRLVASSTEPLRDASVQVDPAAQQFIAWLESKGAVDVTKQARAVASQSPLGFNTELQGPVGELNLYALHPRGRILLVPQTALGLHVQIAAGLATGNSIVIDAASGWQEELHSLPTQVANRISWTKDWAADGPFAGALIEGDAARVQQAIKTISATPGPLVLTQAASSEEIAKNADAYCLNWLLEEVTTSINTAAAGGNASLMTIG
- a CDS encoding 4-oxalocrotonate tautomerase; this encodes MPILRLEMHPGRTQDQKRAFVREATKAAVETLACPPESVEIIITEISKESWATAGKLKSDS
- a CDS encoding Lrp/AsnC family transcriptional regulator — translated: MTKSSEIDQFDQKILDALVEDGRMSITELSERVGLSKTPCQARLKKLIDSGYIDGFKAILNPIKLGLDHVAFAEVKLTDTREEALLSFNNAIKKIKEIEECHMIAGRFDYLLKVRTSDIRRYRIVLGEKISSLPFVASTSTNVVMQSVKENWS
- a CDS encoding LysR substrate-binding domain-containing protein, which translates into the protein MQHVPLASLRAFEAAIRHESFAKAAAELNLTAAGVSQHVRTLEEWLGIKLFTRHARGVTATMAGRDFGAAVANGLGHIDIAARQLRFASNSRPVSVACIASVATRWLIPRLSAFRKEYPEIQINIVYALDARTPEAASVDLLIRHGPRPSTHAISLLTAETRPTCSREYERRHGPIRTPADLLNLDLLHDETAAAWTRWFALEGIHQPPRAGPIFADFGLMIGSVIGGQGVGLCPTALISDELANGTLVALFNTALDTDKSYWLLEASHLSNDAETFRNWLVSVNK